The Alnus glutinosa chromosome 1, dhAlnGlut1.1, whole genome shotgun sequence region atttgaattggatatcttttgttAGTGTTGGTATCGTGTTTTCTATTATTGTATCTTGGTCTGAATCTGATTTTGATATTAAACATGAGATGATTGGATAATCAGAAAATCTAATTATTTGATTAGTTTTGTACTTATcttgttagtttttttaatgtatttgtaAATATTTCTAATAGAAGCTTGATTTAGAGTTTGTGGCTAAGCAATGGGTTAGGGAGATGGAAATTGCTATATTGGACCTATCTTattctacttattttttttttccttttcttttcttgcatGTCTCTGTTGGTTTATTTGATAGTTAATCTTTGTCTCTTCATTATATTTGATTAACAGTTAAACGTTAATCAAGCAACAAAAGAATATCTGGAACGCTATGTTGACAAAGAAACTGAAAAATCGAAGAAACTTAAAGATGCACAAGCTGCAGTACCTGAGAAAGAGGATGAAAGTGCAGAAGTTGTTGAAAAGAGTGAACAATTGAAGCCCTCTGTAGAGGACTTAAATAAAGTGGACAATGGTTCGGGGAACAAGGAAAGTCATGATTTTGCTAATTTTGGAATTGTGACTGATGAGGACAAGGAAGCTGACCAAGAGACTTTGGAGAAGCTTACAAGCATGATAGAGGAGAGACTAAAGACCATGCCTCCACCTCCGCCCCCGCCCCTGCCCCATGCACAAGCAACTGGTGATGGCTCTGGGAATTCAAACTCAGATGTTCCTGCTAAATCGAGGGATGGGGACTCTGAAATGAGAAATGGTGAGTCTTCATTGTGAAAATGGATAGCTTTATGGTAGTATTTGAAGATTGACATTCTTTCgatattttggtattaaactAGATTGATCTTAGTGGCTTTTTTGTTCAACTTCTGTATACAATTTTGATATGGCTATGCTTGTTCATATGTTTGTATGATGCAGCCGAAGATAAAAATGATGATGAGACAACTAGTGAAACCAAACCAACAAGTGAGCATGATAGGCCTGAAACAAGTTCACCTGATAGGAGTAGAAGATATGATAGGAGAAGCAGAGATAGAGACCGAGAGCGGGATCTGAAAAGGGAGAAGGAGCGGGAGATTGAAAGATATGAAAGAGAAACAGAGCGAGAGCGGGTTAGGAAAGAAAGGGAGCAAAGAAGAAAGATTGAGGAGGCTGAGCGTCTTTATGAAGAATCTCTTAAAGAATGGGAgtatagagaaagagagaaagaaaaacagcggcagtatgagagagagagggaaaaagaGAGGGAACGCAAACGAAAGAAGGAGATAAAatatgatgaagaagaagatgatgatgattcGAGAAGAAGGTGGCGCCGGAGTATGattgaagagaagagaaagaagagattACGGGAAAAGGAAGATGACTTGGCTGATGGACGTAAAGAAGAGGAGGAAATTGCTGAGGCGAAGAAGAGAGCTGAGGAGGAACAGCAACAGAAGCAACAGAGAGATGCTTTGAAGGTTTCATCCAATCATGTAGTAAATGGAAGTGCAAAAACTGTTTTGGCTGAAGCATCCAGTGttgaaataaaagataatgCTGTTGAACAGGGTTATGAAGGTGATTCTGCTCGCGAGAGCTATATAGGTAGCTTGATTGTAATTTCCTTTGAGCTTAAATTTAGCTTTTTATTTCCCCCTTGCCCACTTCTTTGAATGGTGTTATGATTCTAAATGATAGGTGAAGAGATTGTACAAAATGGTACCGGTGAAGAATCAACCATGGTGTCAATTGGTGCATCAGACGCACGGCATTCTGGCAATGCCCCTGCAAAAAAGTTGGGGTTCGGTTTAGTTGGCTCTGGAAAACGAACGGCTGTCCCTTCTGTCTTCCATGAGGAGGAGGATGATGATGCGCGCAACGATAAAAAGATGAGGCCTCTTGTCCCTCTTGATTACTCAACTGAGGAACT contains the following coding sequences:
- the LOC133866737 gene encoding RNA-binding motif protein 25 isoform X3; translation: MGTRQCQRGLCLIRVICSAGDSCHACAAISYMLLMCGIPRYPSPYTAMVRPPFPPRPPGAIGVLPAVSRPPIPGVPGVRPIMPPVVRPAFVPPVTPAEKPQTTVYVGKIASTVENEFMLSLLQHCGPVKSWKRAQDPTNGTPKGFGFCEFESAEGVLRALRLLSKFNIDGQELVLNVNQATKEYLERYVDKETEKSKKLKDAQAAVPEKEDESAEVVEKSEQLKPSVEDLNKVDNGSGNKESHDFANFGIVTDEDKEADQETLEKLTSMIEERLKTMPPPPPPPLPHAQATGDGSGNSNSDVPAKSRDGDSEMRNAEDKNDDETTSETKPTSEHDRPETSSPDRSRRYDRRSRDRDRERDLKREKEREIERYERETERERVRKEREQRRKIEEAERLYEESLKEWEYREREKEKQRQYEREREKERERKRKKEIKYDEEEDDDDSRRRWRRSMIEEKRKKRLREKEDDLADGRKEEEEIAEAKKRAEEEQQQKQQRDALKVSSNHVVNGSAKTVLAEASSVEIKDNAVEQGYEGDSARESYIGEEIVQNGTGEESTMVSIGASDARHSGNAPAKKLGFGLVGSGKRTAVPSVFHEEEDDDARNDKKMRPLVPLDYSTEELEAVQPSVPDAQPPNLAAAAEFAKRISNVNPKDNKPDADRERSRRSNDKSSQRDRERGDEDVSRTRDENKARILDWERDRDREHGLDKLKTPDNKKLFSLKQLIDMIPKTKEELFSYEINWAVYDKHELHERMRPWISKKITEFLGEEETTLVDYIVSSTQEHVKASQMLELLQSILDDEAEMFVLKMWRMLIYEIKRVEAGLTSK
- the LOC133866737 gene encoding RNA-binding motif protein 25 isoform X4, which translates into the protein MVRPPFPPRPPGAIGVLPAVSRPPIPGVPGVRPIMPPVVRPAFVPPVTPAEKPQTTVYVGKIASTVENEFMLSLLQHCGPVKSWKRAQDPTNGTPKGFGFCEFESAEGVLRALRLLSKFNIDGQELVLNVNQATKEYLERYVDKETEKSKKLKDAQAAVPEKEDESAEVVEKSEQLKPSVEDLNKVDNGSGNKESHDFANFGIVTDEDKEADQETLEKLTSMIEERLKTMPPPPPPPLPHAQATGDGSGNSNSDVPAKSRDGDSEMRNAEDKNDDETTSETKPTSEHDRPETSSPDRSRRYDRRSRDRDRERDLKREKEREIERYERETERERVRKEREQRRKIEEAERLYEESLKEWEYREREKEKQRQYEREREKERERKRKKEIKYDEEEDDDDSRRRWRRSMIEEKRKKRLREKEDDLADGRKEEEEIAEAKKRAEEEQQQKQQRDALKVSSNHVVNGSAKTVLAEASSVEIKDNAVEQGYEGDSARESYIGEEIVQNGTGEESTMVSIGASDARHSGNAPAKKLGFGLVGSGKRTAVPSVFHEEEDDDARNDKKMRPLVPLDYSTEELEAVQPSVPDAQPPNLAAAAEFAKRISNVNPKDNKPDADRERSRRSNDKSSQRDRERGDEDVSRTRDENKARILDWERDRDREHGLDKLKTPDNKKLFSLKQLIDMIPKTKEELFSYEINWAVYDKHELHERMRPWISKKITEFLGEEETTLVDYIVSSTQEHVKASQMLELLQSILDDEAEMFVLKMWRMLIYEIKRVEAGLTSK